A portion of the Scylla paramamosain isolate STU-SP2022 chromosome 32, ASM3559412v1, whole genome shotgun sequence genome contains these proteins:
- the LOC135089190 gene encoding protein obstructor-E-like — MKMWSTVVAPLLLLLLAKAEGQRRPRPQDTQLAAAPQQQQIVSQCPLPNGFFADAQQCDKYYQCVDNVITEKLCPDGLAFVDHNPRSEKCDYISAVDCTGRPELQPAQPAGACLRQNGYFFHPDETVCNQFFFCAEGTGNLVTCPTGLVFSGKSNNCVWADEAGRAGCSTPGGGPAFECPKVTHDVAVAHPRYADPDDCQYFYVCIDGVNPRRNGCTFGQVFNSALGTCTSPAETPECGNYYTEYFDDYFKTLNTGGRPRGDILAAAFEAGYKIPSHALGKIDRSQSPGVAATFAAAAPAPAPAAAPPRQIPTRRRRPTAAAPAPAAVPVLTGDDSFTLTTGLGAAAQAVPAGPPALAAAPAPTGTRRRRPLVSVRRAQRSETAGQV; from the exons ATGAAGATGTGGTCCACTGTGGTagcgcccctcctcctcctcctcctggccaaGG CCGAGGGTCAGAGGCGGCCCCGTCCCCAAGATACACAACTCGCCGCAgcgccacagcagcagcagatcgtCTCTCAGTGCCCGCTGCCCAATGGCTTTTTTGCAGACGCCCAGCAGTGTGACAAGTACTACCAATGCGTAGACAACGTGATCACGGAGAAGCTGTGTCCTGACGGTCTAGCCTTCGTGGACCATAACCCGCGGTCAGAAAAGTGTGACTATATCAGCGCCGTGGACTGTACTGGACGACCTGAGCTGC AGCCCGCACAGCCAGCGGGCGCCTGCCTCCGACAGAATGGCTACTTCTTCCACCCGGATGAAACAGTGTGCAACCAATTCTTCTTCTGCGCTGAAGGTACCGGCAACCTGGTCACCTGTCCCACTGGTCTTGTCTTCTCTGGGAAGAGCAACAACTGCGTGTGGGCGGATGAGGCAGGACGAGCAGGCTGCTCTACGCCGGGAG gtGGCCCCGCCTTTGAGTGCCCCAAGGTGACCCATGACGTGGCAGTGGCTCATCCTCGCTACGCCGATCCCGATGACTGCCAGTACTTCTATGTGTGCATTGACGGAGTCAACCCGAGAAGGAACGGCTGCACCTTCGGCCAAGTCTTCAACTCTGCCCTTGGAACCTGCACATCCCCAGCAGAAACTCCTGAGTG CGGCAACTACTACACAGAGTACTTCGACGACTACTTCAAGACCCTCAACACCGGCGGTCGCCCAAGAGGTGACATCCTTGCAGCTGCATTCGAAGCAGGATATAAAATTCCTTCCCACGCTTTAGGCAAGATCGACAGATCCCAGAGTCCTGGGGTGGCTGCCACTTTCGCCGCCGCTGCGCCTGCCCCAGCTCCTGCCGCCGCGCCGCCCAGGCA GATACCCACACGTAGGAGACGTCCCACAGCCGCCGCGCCAGCCCCTGCTGCCGTCCCTGTTCTCACCGGAGACGACAGTTTCACTCTAACCACCGGCCTCGGCGCCGCAGCGCAAGCTGTCCCAGCCGGCCCTCCAGCCCTTGCCGCGGCTCCCGCTCCCACAGGGACCAGACGCCGCCGCCCGCTCGTCTCCGTCAGAAGAGCTCAGAGGTCCGAAACAGCAGGACAGGTTTAG